A genomic region of Bactrocera dorsalis isolate Fly_Bdor chromosome 3, ASM2337382v1, whole genome shotgun sequence contains the following coding sequences:
- the LOC105227669 gene encoding myosin light chain kinase, smooth muscle isoform X12 produces MEKGSIRHGNVETFPRIIRHLRDLRCCDGDAITLECHVEALPEPVIIWEKDGRVLPSGKDFTMSYDGIKATLSIPRIYPEDEGEYTCVAKNNLGRTLSSACIIVDVPEEKENMLNRQLSRPSGLLSANSTPRSTPRSTPNRCFSPRRLSYRSSQIDLSDGRIGSYRRAMLDTRTLAAPKFLAIPHSRVVEEGDNVRFQCAITGHPTPWSTWDKEGMIVTPTARIAVKEVDDLRFLEIDEVTFDDAGLYRITLENDYGRIEATARLDVISRSRYSRSPSVRSVRASSSKRNAHLRRRIMGPSTAIGGRMALATGYRGSSVPSCKFYHNGTELGEDDERVQIVVNEHEALLCIDNVTEEDEGLYTCIIQCDNEPLLTSTWVKFEATESDALTARLREPSISRALPAKVEAHERETVDLRFELDCHEPYTYTWTRNGEVLVDDDDFNQIDHGNGVLCLRINDVFDLDSGKYTCEVRTASGLTCSTACQLSVDETDDVVESAPILLKSPLPVLTNAGADEVVFCAHVHPPEVSVQWFVAGREIISDYVDEENANDSFVGEITKQFGAARVTNESDGVRILRIQNVQPHHCGEVQLSVTHCGKSSSTLRAYTSLVVLPGPTSLQGDSTETTSAADKAIEALNGSELPEVPACILEGPQDCTAHIGGSVKLSVCYEAVPRAQVCWYKGCRPIVEQRNISIRSSAKRSTLLITEIAADDSGKYTVEIMNALGSDAAAASVAVEGPPDAPSGKPSISQGPDRIAVAWCGPPYDGGCMITGFIIEMQQVPAEPNDETDDLAGGESGWHEIATVVDSLAYTVKNLTPSATYRFRVRAKNVHGCSTPSLPSDPVELQAQEIPTEDFHRPICVKSGGDFKSRFEILEELGKGRFGIVYRVQEREDSKQILAAKVIKCIKAQDRQKVMEEISIMKSLQHPKLLQLAASFESAREIVMVMEYITGGELFERVVADDFTLTERDCILFLRQVCEGVAYLHTQSIVHLDLKPENIMCHTRTSHQIKIIDFGLAQRLNKNTPVRVLFGTPEFIPPEIISYEPIGFQSDMWSVGVICYVLLSGLSPFMGDTDVDTFSNITRADYDFDDEAFDCVSQEAKDFISNLLVHRKENRLTAKQCLESKWLTQEHDENLSNKICTDKLKKFIIRRKWQKTGNAIRALGRMATLSASRRNSAVSGAGSLPNSPRPSISGIHHMFSPNTTVQMGSLHEEDDDFSIELPNQTTLEQQRRIQKTLKVRDKSQCSERSDSGYSECSNCSVGGNMPCHCAGASAVQVIVQHSALDDLHATNAEAALSLGVPHDVLKTKLEEIAQHENLALPHFGEKCNESISVLEQHMRQVSLQSSDGVTAGKDNGEHSESMRVRPEDGISDQANVTLSLAMPLTSPTQVAPSEPTTVLASPPLREPIMRSDFTNTIKMRKKSLENNALREKAKQQPKPIFEAAGKVSQLKHKFNLASSADDAKCVNAKLLVPRQTSPLHKRDHNKDVFADKRFACANQTNATSASTKSTNSTLQQQQQQKHQQKQCSSMPNSPLLGRSTAALRLSGRVREATERLSQHQTVATSARRMEARR; encoded by the exons ATGGAAAAAGGATCTATTCGGCACGG CAACGTGGAAACCTTCCCGCGTATCATCCGTCATCTGCGTGACTTACGTTGCTGTGACGGTGATGCCATCACTTTGGAATGCCATGTTGAGGCACTCCCGGAACCGGTAATCATATGGGAGAAGGATGGACGTGTGCTACCGAGTGGCAAAGATTTCACAATGTCCTACGACGGCATCAAGGCCACACTGAGCATACCACGCATTTATCCAGAGGATGAAGGCGAATACACATGCGTCGCAAAGAATAATCTTGGCCGCACACTATCCTCGGCTTGTATTATTGTCGATGTGCCTGAGGAAAAGGAGAATATGCTAAATCGTCAGCTGTCCCGTCCCAGCGGTTTACTCTCGGCAAACTCAACACCACGTTCAACACCGCGCTCCACACCCAACCGTTGCTTTTCGCCTCGTCGCCTCTCTTACCGTTCGTCGCAAATCGATCTGAGTGATGGTCGCATAGGCAGCTATCGACGCGCAATGTTGGACACTCGTACTTTAGCTGCGCCGAAATTCCTAGCAATTCCCCACAGTCGTGTCGTCGAGGAGGGTGACAATGTGCGTTTCCAATGCGCGATTACCGGTCACCCAACACCTTGGTCGACATGGGACAAAGAGGGTATGATTGTTACGCCTACTGCCCGGATCGCTGTGAAGGAGGTGGATGATTTGCGTTTCTTGGAGATCGACGAAGTCACTTTCGATGATGCTGGTCTGTATCGCATCACCTTGGAGAATGACTATGGACGCATTGAAGCTACAGCACGTTTAGATGTAATTAGCCGCTCGCGCTACTCACGTTCTCCTTCCGTGCGTAGTGTTCGTGCAAGTTCTTCGAAACGCAATGCACACCTACGTAGACGTATTATGGGACCATCGACGGCTATAGGCGGCCGCATGGCGTTGGCTACTGGCTATCGCGGTTCTTCGGTGCCATCCTGCAAGTTTTATCATAATGGCACTGAGCTGGGCGAAGATGATGAACGTGTACAGATTGTGGTGAACGAACACGAAGCACTGCTTTGTATTGACAATGTGACGGAGGAAGACGAAGGTCTGTACACTTGCATCATTCAGTGTGATAATGAACCGTTGCTCACAAGCACTTGGGTGAAATTCGAAGCAACAGAAAGTGATGCATTGACAGCACGTCTTAGAGAACCGAGTATTTCTCGAGCACTCCCCGCCAAAGTAGAAGCTCACGAACGTGAGACTGTTGACTTGCGCTTCGAATTGGACTGCCATGAACCTTACACTTATACGTGGACGCGTAACGGTGAAGTGTTGGTCGATGATGACGATTTTAA CCAAATTGACCATGGCAACGGTGTGCTCTGTCTGCGCATAAACGACGTTTTCGATTTAGACTCCGGGAAATACACTTGTGAGGTACGCACTGCCAGCGGCCTGACCTGCAGCACTGCATGTCAGCTGAGCGTCGATGAAACCGATGATGTTGTCGAGTCTGCGCCAATACTGTTGAAATCGCCGCTGCCGGTGCTAACGAATGCCGGTGCAGACGAAGTGGTGTTTTGTGCGCATGTTCATCCACCTGAAGTCAGCGTACAATGGTTTGTCGCCGGTCGTGAAATCATTTCCGACTATGTAGATGAAGAAAACGCAAATGACTCATTCGTTGGGGAAATAACAAAG CAGTTTGGCGCGGCGCGTGTCACCAATGAATCAGACGGTGTCCGCATACTACGCATACAGAACGTCCAGCCGCATCACTGCGGCGAAGTGCAATTGAGTGTCACACATTGCGGTAAGTCCAGTTCGACACTGCGCGCCTACACCAGTCTGGTTGTGCTGCCAGGACCTACGTCCCTCCAAGGCGATTCTACAGAAACCACAAGTGCCGCTGATAAGGCTATTGAAGCGCTGAACGGTTCCGAGCTGCCAGAAGTACCTGCTTGCATTTTAGAGGGTCCACAGGATTGCACTGCTCACATTGGTGGTAGCGTTAAGTTGAGCGTCTGCTACGAGGCTGTACCGCGTGCACAAGTCTGCTGGTACAAAGGG TGCCGTCCGATCGTCGAGCAGCGCAACATTTCCATACGCAGCAGCGCTAAGCGTTCGACGCTGCTCATAACTGAGATTGCGGCAGATGATAGTGGCAAGTACACGGTGGAGATCATGAACGCGTTGGGCAGCGATGCAGCGGCAGCTTCGGTGGCGGTGGAGGGTCCGCCAGATGCGCCCAGCGGCAAGCCAAGCATCTCACAAGGTCCCGATCGCATTGCGGTCGCTTGGTGCGGCCCACCCTACGATGGCGGCTGCATGATTACCGGCTTTAT CATTGAAATGCAGCAGGTGCCTGCCGAACCGAATGATGAGACCGACGATTTGGCTGGTGGCGAAAGCGGTTGGCACGAAATCGCTACCGTTGTGGACTCATTAGCGTACACGGTTAAGAATTTGACACCGAGCGCCACATATCGATTTCGAGTGCGCGCCAAAAATGTGCATGGCTGCAGCACACCCAGTTTGCCCAGCGATCCGGTAGAGTTACAAGCCCAAGAAATCCCAACAGAAG attttcacCGACCGATCTGTGTTAAGTCAGGCGGCGATTTCAAAAGTCGCTTCGAAATACTCGAAGAATTGGGCAAGGGTCGCTTCGGAATCGTTTATCGGGTGCAGGAGCGTGAAGATTCAAAACAAATTCTTGCTGCTAAGGTGATTAAATGCATTAAAGCGCAAGACCGACAAAAAGTAATGGAAGAAATCTCCATTATGAAATCATTACAACATCCGAAATTGCTGCAGCTCGCCGCTTCATTTGAGAGTGCACGCGAAATTGTCATGGTGATGGAGTA CATCACTGGCGGTGAGCTGTTCGAACGCGTCGTGGCGGACGATTTTACGCTGACCGAACGCGATTGCATACTCTTTCTGCGACAGGTGTGCGAAGGTGTCGCCTACTTGCATACGCAATCAATCGTGCACTTGGACCTCAAGCCAGAGAACATTATGTGCCATACACGCACCAGCCATCAAATCAAGATTATCGATTTCGGGTTGGCGCAACGTTTAAATAAGAATACACCGGTGCGCGTGCTCTTCGGAACACCCGAATTCATACCACCTGAAATAATTAGTTACGAGCCAATCGGCTTTCAGTCGGATATGTGGAGTGTAGGCGTCATTTGTTATGTGCT TTTATCTGGCTTATCGCCATTCATGGGTGATACTGATGTcgatactttttcaaatattacacGCGCTGACTATGATTTCGATGACGAAGCATTCGATTGCGTTTCCCAGGAGGCAAAGGACTTCATATCGAATTTATTGGTACATCGCAAAGAAAATCGCTTGACAGCCAAACAATGCTTGGAGTCGAAGTGGCTGACCCAGGAACATGATGAGAACCTCAGTAATAAAATCTGCACAGATAAACTAAAGAAGTTTATTATACGACGCAAGTGGCAG AAAACCGGCAATGCTATACGCGCCTTGGGCCGCATGGCCACGCTTTCCGCTTCCAGACGCAACTCGGCCGTTTCCGGCGCCGGCAGTTTGCCCAACAGTCCACGACCTTCAATATCCGGCATTCATCATATGTTCAGTCCGAATACCACCGTGCAGATGGGTTCGCTGCACGAAGAAGACGACGACTTCAGCATTGAGCTGCCGAATCAGACAACGCTGGAACAACAGCGACGCATTCAAAAGACGCTGAAAGTGCGCGACAAATCGCAATGCAGCGAGCGCAGCGATTCCGGTTACAGCGAGTGCTCCAATTGCAGTGTTGGTGGAAATATGCCATGCCATTGCGCTGGCGCGTCTGCCGTGCAGGTCATTGTGCAGCACAGCGCTTTGGATGATTTACACGCAACAAATGCAGAAGCGGCGCTGTCGCTGGGCGTGCCGCACGATGTGCTCAAGACAAAATTGGAGGAAATCGCGCAACATGAGAATTTGGCGTTGCCGCATTTTGGCGAAAAATGCAATGAATCCATAAGCGTTTTAGAGCAACACATGCGGCAAGTAAGTCTACAGTCATCCGATGGAGTGACGGCTGGGAAAGATAACGGAGAGCATAGTGAGTCCATGCGAGTGCGGCCAGAGGATGGGATTTCTGATCAAGCGAATGTAACCTTATCGCTTGCAATGCCACTCACATCGCCGACGCAAGTTGCGCCATCAGAGCCAACAACAGTGTTGGCATCACCACCACTTCGCGAACCCATAATGCGCTCGGATTTCACGAATACCATAAAGATGCGTAAGAAATCGTTGGAGAACAATGCGTTGCGAGAGAAGGCCAAGCAACAGCCTAAACCGATTTTCGAAGCGGCGGGAAAAGTCTCACAGCTGAAGCATAAGTTCAATTTGGCCTCCAGTGCCGATGATGCCAAATGTGTTAACGCTAAATTGTTGGTACCCAGACAAACTTCACCACTACACAAGAGAGACCACAACAAAGATGTTTTCGCCGATAAACGCTTCGCCTGCGCTAACCAAA CAAACGCTACAAGTGCCTCAACGAAATCAACAAATTCAAcactacaacagcaacagcaacaaaagcatcAGCAAAAACAATGCTCCTCCATGCCCAATTCCCCGCTGCTTGGACGCTCCACAGCGGCGCTTCGGCTAAGCGGGCGCGTCCGTGAGGCAACCGAGCGCTTGTCTCAACACCAAACCGTCGCTACCAGCGCGCGACGCATGGAGGCACGACGTtag
- the LOC105227669 gene encoding myosin light chain kinase, smooth muscle isoform X13, producing MLLKKQFGAARVTNESDGVRILRIQNVQPHHCGEVQLSVTHCGKSSSTLRAYTSLVVLPGPTSLQGDSTETTSAADKAIEALNGSELPEVPACILEGPQDCTAHIGGSVKLSVCYEAVPRAQVCWYKGCRPIVEQRNISIRSSAKRSTLLITEIAADDSGKYTVEIMNALGSDAAAASVAVEGPPDAPSGKPSISQGPDRIAVAWCGPPYDGGCMITGFIIEMQQVPAEPNDETDDLAGGESGWHEIATVVDSLAYTVKNLTPSATYRFRVRAKNVHGCSTPSLPSDPVELQAQEIPTEDFHRPICVKSGGDFKSRFEILEELGKGRFGIVYRVQEREDSKQILAAKVIKCIKAQDRQKVMEEISIMKSLQHPKLLQLAASFESAREIVMVMEYITGGELFERVVADDFTLTERDCILFLRQVCEGVAYLHTQSIVHLDLKPENIMCHTRTSHQIKIIDFGLAQRLNKNTPVRVLFGTPEFIPPEIISYEPIGFQSDMWSVGVICYVLLSGLSPFMGDTDVDTFSNITRADYDFDDEAFDCVSQEAKDFISNLLVHRKENRLTAKQCLESKWLTQEHDENLSNKICTDKLKKFIIRRKWQKTGNAIRALGRMATLSASRRNSAVSGAGSLPNSPRPSISGIHHMFSPNTTVQMGSLHEEDDDFSIELPNQTTLEQQRRIQKTLKVRDKSQCSERSDSGYSECSNCSVGGNMPCHCAGASAVQVIVQHSALDDLHATNAEAALSLGVPHDVLKTKLEEIAQHENLALPHFGEKCNESISVLEQHMRQVSLQSSDGVTAGKDNGEHSESMRVRPEDGISDQANVTLSLAMPLTSPTQVAPSEPTTVLASPPLREPIMRSDFTNTIKMRKKSLENNALREKAKQQPKPIFEAAGKVSQLKHKFNLASSADDAKCVNAKLLVPRQTSPLHKRDHNKDVFADKRFACANQTNATSASTKSTNSTLQQQQQQKHQQKQCSSMPNSPLLGRSTAALRLSGRVREATERLSQHQTVATSARRMEARR from the exons ATGCTACTCAAAAAG CAGTTTGGCGCGGCGCGTGTCACCAATGAATCAGACGGTGTCCGCATACTACGCATACAGAACGTCCAGCCGCATCACTGCGGCGAAGTGCAATTGAGTGTCACACATTGCGGTAAGTCCAGTTCGACACTGCGCGCCTACACCAGTCTGGTTGTGCTGCCAGGACCTACGTCCCTCCAAGGCGATTCTACAGAAACCACAAGTGCCGCTGATAAGGCTATTGAAGCGCTGAACGGTTCCGAGCTGCCAGAAGTACCTGCTTGCATTTTAGAGGGTCCACAGGATTGCACTGCTCACATTGGTGGTAGCGTTAAGTTGAGCGTCTGCTACGAGGCTGTACCGCGTGCACAAGTCTGCTGGTACAAAGGG TGCCGTCCGATCGTCGAGCAGCGCAACATTTCCATACGCAGCAGCGCTAAGCGTTCGACGCTGCTCATAACTGAGATTGCGGCAGATGATAGTGGCAAGTACACGGTGGAGATCATGAACGCGTTGGGCAGCGATGCAGCGGCAGCTTCGGTGGCGGTGGAGGGTCCGCCAGATGCGCCCAGCGGCAAGCCAAGCATCTCACAAGGTCCCGATCGCATTGCGGTCGCTTGGTGCGGCCCACCCTACGATGGCGGCTGCATGATTACCGGCTTTAT CATTGAAATGCAGCAGGTGCCTGCCGAACCGAATGATGAGACCGACGATTTGGCTGGTGGCGAAAGCGGTTGGCACGAAATCGCTACCGTTGTGGACTCATTAGCGTACACGGTTAAGAATTTGACACCGAGCGCCACATATCGATTTCGAGTGCGCGCCAAAAATGTGCATGGCTGCAGCACACCCAGTTTGCCCAGCGATCCGGTAGAGTTACAAGCCCAAGAAATCCCAACAGAAG attttcacCGACCGATCTGTGTTAAGTCAGGCGGCGATTTCAAAAGTCGCTTCGAAATACTCGAAGAATTGGGCAAGGGTCGCTTCGGAATCGTTTATCGGGTGCAGGAGCGTGAAGATTCAAAACAAATTCTTGCTGCTAAGGTGATTAAATGCATTAAAGCGCAAGACCGACAAAAAGTAATGGAAGAAATCTCCATTATGAAATCATTACAACATCCGAAATTGCTGCAGCTCGCCGCTTCATTTGAGAGTGCACGCGAAATTGTCATGGTGATGGAGTA CATCACTGGCGGTGAGCTGTTCGAACGCGTCGTGGCGGACGATTTTACGCTGACCGAACGCGATTGCATACTCTTTCTGCGACAGGTGTGCGAAGGTGTCGCCTACTTGCATACGCAATCAATCGTGCACTTGGACCTCAAGCCAGAGAACATTATGTGCCATACACGCACCAGCCATCAAATCAAGATTATCGATTTCGGGTTGGCGCAACGTTTAAATAAGAATACACCGGTGCGCGTGCTCTTCGGAACACCCGAATTCATACCACCTGAAATAATTAGTTACGAGCCAATCGGCTTTCAGTCGGATATGTGGAGTGTAGGCGTCATTTGTTATGTGCT TTTATCTGGCTTATCGCCATTCATGGGTGATACTGATGTcgatactttttcaaatattacacGCGCTGACTATGATTTCGATGACGAAGCATTCGATTGCGTTTCCCAGGAGGCAAAGGACTTCATATCGAATTTATTGGTACATCGCAAAGAAAATCGCTTGACAGCCAAACAATGCTTGGAGTCGAAGTGGCTGACCCAGGAACATGATGAGAACCTCAGTAATAAAATCTGCACAGATAAACTAAAGAAGTTTATTATACGACGCAAGTGGCAG AAAACCGGCAATGCTATACGCGCCTTGGGCCGCATGGCCACGCTTTCCGCTTCCAGACGCAACTCGGCCGTTTCCGGCGCCGGCAGTTTGCCCAACAGTCCACGACCTTCAATATCCGGCATTCATCATATGTTCAGTCCGAATACCACCGTGCAGATGGGTTCGCTGCACGAAGAAGACGACGACTTCAGCATTGAGCTGCCGAATCAGACAACGCTGGAACAACAGCGACGCATTCAAAAGACGCTGAAAGTGCGCGACAAATCGCAATGCAGCGAGCGCAGCGATTCCGGTTACAGCGAGTGCTCCAATTGCAGTGTTGGTGGAAATATGCCATGCCATTGCGCTGGCGCGTCTGCCGTGCAGGTCATTGTGCAGCACAGCGCTTTGGATGATTTACACGCAACAAATGCAGAAGCGGCGCTGTCGCTGGGCGTGCCGCACGATGTGCTCAAGACAAAATTGGAGGAAATCGCGCAACATGAGAATTTGGCGTTGCCGCATTTTGGCGAAAAATGCAATGAATCCATAAGCGTTTTAGAGCAACACATGCGGCAAGTAAGTCTACAGTCATCCGATGGAGTGACGGCTGGGAAAGATAACGGAGAGCATAGTGAGTCCATGCGAGTGCGGCCAGAGGATGGGATTTCTGATCAAGCGAATGTAACCTTATCGCTTGCAATGCCACTCACATCGCCGACGCAAGTTGCGCCATCAGAGCCAACAACAGTGTTGGCATCACCACCACTTCGCGAACCCATAATGCGCTCGGATTTCACGAATACCATAAAGATGCGTAAGAAATCGTTGGAGAACAATGCGTTGCGAGAGAAGGCCAAGCAACAGCCTAAACCGATTTTCGAAGCGGCGGGAAAAGTCTCACAGCTGAAGCATAAGTTCAATTTGGCCTCCAGTGCCGATGATGCCAAATGTGTTAACGCTAAATTGTTGGTACCCAGACAAACTTCACCACTACACAAGAGAGACCACAACAAAGATGTTTTCGCCGATAAACGCTTCGCCTGCGCTAACCAAA CAAACGCTACAAGTGCCTCAACGAAATCAACAAATTCAAcactacaacagcaacagcaacaaaagcatcAGCAAAAACAATGCTCCTCCATGCCCAATTCCCCGCTGCTTGGACGCTCCACAGCGGCGCTTCGGCTAAGCGGGCGCGTCCGTGAGGCAACCGAGCGCTTGTCTCAACACCAAACCGTCGCTACCAGCGCGCGACGCATGGAGGCACGACGTtag
- the LOC105227669 gene encoding myosin light chain kinase, smooth muscle isoform X14 has product MLLKKFGAARVTNESDGVRILRIQNVQPHHCGEVQLSVTHCGKSSSTLRAYTSLVVLPGPTSLQGDSTETTSAADKAIEALNGSELPEVPACILEGPQDCTAHIGGSVKLSVCYEAVPRAQVCWYKGCRPIVEQRNISIRSSAKRSTLLITEIAADDSGKYTVEIMNALGSDAAAASVAVEGPPDAPSGKPSISQGPDRIAVAWCGPPYDGGCMITGFIIEMQQVPAEPNDETDDLAGGESGWHEIATVVDSLAYTVKNLTPSATYRFRVRAKNVHGCSTPSLPSDPVELQAQEIPTEDFHRPICVKSGGDFKSRFEILEELGKGRFGIVYRVQEREDSKQILAAKVIKCIKAQDRQKVMEEISIMKSLQHPKLLQLAASFESAREIVMVMEYITGGELFERVVADDFTLTERDCILFLRQVCEGVAYLHTQSIVHLDLKPENIMCHTRTSHQIKIIDFGLAQRLNKNTPVRVLFGTPEFIPPEIISYEPIGFQSDMWSVGVICYVLLSGLSPFMGDTDVDTFSNITRADYDFDDEAFDCVSQEAKDFISNLLVHRKENRLTAKQCLESKWLTQEHDENLSNKICTDKLKKFIIRRKWQKTGNAIRALGRMATLSASRRNSAVSGAGSLPNSPRPSISGIHHMFSPNTTVQMGSLHEEDDDFSIELPNQTTLEQQRRIQKTLKVRDKSQCSERSDSGYSECSNCSVGGNMPCHCAGASAVQVIVQHSALDDLHATNAEAALSLGVPHDVLKTKLEEIAQHENLALPHFGEKCNESISVLEQHMRQVSLQSSDGVTAGKDNGEHSESMRVRPEDGISDQANVTLSLAMPLTSPTQVAPSEPTTVLASPPLREPIMRSDFTNTIKMRKKSLENNALREKAKQQPKPIFEAAGKVSQLKHKFNLASSADDAKCVNAKLLVPRQTSPLHKRDHNKDVFADKRFACANQTNATSASTKSTNSTLQQQQQQKHQQKQCSSMPNSPLLGRSTAALRLSGRVREATERLSQHQTVATSARRMEARR; this is encoded by the exons ATGCTACTCAAAAAG TTTGGCGCGGCGCGTGTCACCAATGAATCAGACGGTGTCCGCATACTACGCATACAGAACGTCCAGCCGCATCACTGCGGCGAAGTGCAATTGAGTGTCACACATTGCGGTAAGTCCAGTTCGACACTGCGCGCCTACACCAGTCTGGTTGTGCTGCCAGGACCTACGTCCCTCCAAGGCGATTCTACAGAAACCACAAGTGCCGCTGATAAGGCTATTGAAGCGCTGAACGGTTCCGAGCTGCCAGAAGTACCTGCTTGCATTTTAGAGGGTCCACAGGATTGCACTGCTCACATTGGTGGTAGCGTTAAGTTGAGCGTCTGCTACGAGGCTGTACCGCGTGCACAAGTCTGCTGGTACAAAGGG TGCCGTCCGATCGTCGAGCAGCGCAACATTTCCATACGCAGCAGCGCTAAGCGTTCGACGCTGCTCATAACTGAGATTGCGGCAGATGATAGTGGCAAGTACACGGTGGAGATCATGAACGCGTTGGGCAGCGATGCAGCGGCAGCTTCGGTGGCGGTGGAGGGTCCGCCAGATGCGCCCAGCGGCAAGCCAAGCATCTCACAAGGTCCCGATCGCATTGCGGTCGCTTGGTGCGGCCCACCCTACGATGGCGGCTGCATGATTACCGGCTTTAT CATTGAAATGCAGCAGGTGCCTGCCGAACCGAATGATGAGACCGACGATTTGGCTGGTGGCGAAAGCGGTTGGCACGAAATCGCTACCGTTGTGGACTCATTAGCGTACACGGTTAAGAATTTGACACCGAGCGCCACATATCGATTTCGAGTGCGCGCCAAAAATGTGCATGGCTGCAGCACACCCAGTTTGCCCAGCGATCCGGTAGAGTTACAAGCCCAAGAAATCCCAACAGAAG attttcacCGACCGATCTGTGTTAAGTCAGGCGGCGATTTCAAAAGTCGCTTCGAAATACTCGAAGAATTGGGCAAGGGTCGCTTCGGAATCGTTTATCGGGTGCAGGAGCGTGAAGATTCAAAACAAATTCTTGCTGCTAAGGTGATTAAATGCATTAAAGCGCAAGACCGACAAAAAGTAATGGAAGAAATCTCCATTATGAAATCATTACAACATCCGAAATTGCTGCAGCTCGCCGCTTCATTTGAGAGTGCACGCGAAATTGTCATGGTGATGGAGTA CATCACTGGCGGTGAGCTGTTCGAACGCGTCGTGGCGGACGATTTTACGCTGACCGAACGCGATTGCATACTCTTTCTGCGACAGGTGTGCGAAGGTGTCGCCTACTTGCATACGCAATCAATCGTGCACTTGGACCTCAAGCCAGAGAACATTATGTGCCATACACGCACCAGCCATCAAATCAAGATTATCGATTTCGGGTTGGCGCAACGTTTAAATAAGAATACACCGGTGCGCGTGCTCTTCGGAACACCCGAATTCATACCACCTGAAATAATTAGTTACGAGCCAATCGGCTTTCAGTCGGATATGTGGAGTGTAGGCGTCATTTGTTATGTGCT TTTATCTGGCTTATCGCCATTCATGGGTGATACTGATGTcgatactttttcaaatattacacGCGCTGACTATGATTTCGATGACGAAGCATTCGATTGCGTTTCCCAGGAGGCAAAGGACTTCATATCGAATTTATTGGTACATCGCAAAGAAAATCGCTTGACAGCCAAACAATGCTTGGAGTCGAAGTGGCTGACCCAGGAACATGATGAGAACCTCAGTAATAAAATCTGCACAGATAAACTAAAGAAGTTTATTATACGACGCAAGTGGCAG AAAACCGGCAATGCTATACGCGCCTTGGGCCGCATGGCCACGCTTTCCGCTTCCAGACGCAACTCGGCCGTTTCCGGCGCCGGCAGTTTGCCCAACAGTCCACGACCTTCAATATCCGGCATTCATCATATGTTCAGTCCGAATACCACCGTGCAGATGGGTTCGCTGCACGAAGAAGACGACGACTTCAGCATTGAGCTGCCGAATCAGACAACGCTGGAACAACAGCGACGCATTCAAAAGACGCTGAAAGTGCGCGACAAATCGCAATGCAGCGAGCGCAGCGATTCCGGTTACAGCGAGTGCTCCAATTGCAGTGTTGGTGGAAATATGCCATGCCATTGCGCTGGCGCGTCTGCCGTGCAGGTCATTGTGCAGCACAGCGCTTTGGATGATTTACACGCAACAAATGCAGAAGCGGCGCTGTCGCTGGGCGTGCCGCACGATGTGCTCAAGACAAAATTGGAGGAAATCGCGCAACATGAGAATTTGGCGTTGCCGCATTTTGGCGAAAAATGCAATGAATCCATAAGCGTTTTAGAGCAACACATGCGGCAAGTAAGTCTACAGTCATCCGATGGAGTGACGGCTGGGAAAGATAACGGAGAGCATAGTGAGTCCATGCGAGTGCGGCCAGAGGATGGGATTTCTGATCAAGCGAATGTAACCTTATCGCTTGCAATGCCACTCACATCGCCGACGCAAGTTGCGCCATCAGAGCCAACAACAGTGTTGGCATCACCACCACTTCGCGAACCCATAATGCGCTCGGATTTCACGAATACCATAAAGATGCGTAAGAAATCGTTGGAGAACAATGCGTTGCGAGAGAAGGCCAAGCAACAGCCTAAACCGATTTTCGAAGCGGCGGGAAAAGTCTCACAGCTGAAGCATAAGTTCAATTTGGCCTCCAGTGCCGATGATGCCAAATGTGTTAACGCTAAATTGTTGGTACCCAGACAAACTTCACCACTACACAAGAGAGACCACAACAAAGATGTTTTCGCCGATAAACGCTTCGCCTGCGCTAACCAAA CAAACGCTACAAGTGCCTCAACGAAATCAACAAATTCAAcactacaacagcaacagcaacaaaagcatcAGCAAAAACAATGCTCCTCCATGCCCAATTCCCCGCTGCTTGGACGCTCCACAGCGGCGCTTCGGCTAAGCGGGCGCGTCCGTGAGGCAACCGAGCGCTTGTCTCAACACCAAACCGTCGCTACCAGCGCGCGACGCATGGAGGCACGACGTtag